Proteins from one Telopea speciosissima isolate NSW1024214 ecotype Mountain lineage chromosome 1, Tspe_v1, whole genome shotgun sequence genomic window:
- the LOC122660201 gene encoding probable trehalose-phosphate phosphatase J, with amino-acid sequence MTNQNVVVSDASSAINMSIPVANSSLFSSSAGQKPPPVPGTSLSISKKKKLLKKLELGTTPRINAWVDSMRASSPTHTKSTASLSGPEELGSWILNHPSALNMFEQITSASKGKQMVMFLDYDGTLSPIVEDPDLAFMSESMRAAVRDVARYFPTAIVSGRCRDNVYNFVRLAELYYAGSHGMDIKGPAKGHKYKKSNQAVLFQPASEFLPMIDEVYKELDEKTKSIPGVKVENHKFCASVHFRCVDEKRWSALAELVGSVLKDYPKLRLTQGRKVLEIRPTIKWDKGKALEFLLESLGFANCKDVLPVYIGDDKTDEDAFKVLKDRGQGFGILVSKFPKDTNASYSLQEPSEVMDFLQRLVEWKRDSLPGRNSKV; translated from the exons ATGACGAACCAGAATGTGGTAGTCTCGGACGCTAGCTCTGCAATTAACATGTCCATTCCTGTCGCCAACTCCTCCCTGTTTTCGTCGTCTGCGGGACAGAAACCACCACCAGTTCCGGGGACTTCCCTCAGcatttcaaagaagaagaagcttctcAAGAAGCTTGAATTAGGAACTACACCCAGAATCAATGCTTGGGTTGATTCCATGAGAGCTTCATCTCCCACTCATACCAAGTCCACGGCTTCTTTATCTGGGCCTGAAGAGCTTGGTTCTTGGATCCTTAATCACCCATCTGCTTTAAACATGTTCGAGCAAATTACAAGCGCTTCAAAGGGAAAGCAAATGGTTATGTTTCTCGATTACGATGGTACCCTTTCGCCTATCGTTGAAGACCCAGATCTAGCTTTCATGTCTGAGTCG ATGAGGGCAGCTGTTAGAGACGTCGCTAGATATTTTCCCACTGCGATCGTGAGCGGGCGATGCAGAGACAat GTCTATAACTTTGTACGATTAGCAGAGCTGTACTATGCTGGTAGCCATGGAATGGATATTAAAGGACCAGCCAAAGGTCACAAATATAAGAAA AGTAATCAAGCAGTTCTGTTCCAGCCTGCAAGTGAATTTTTACCCATGATCGATGAG GTTTACAAAGAATTAGatgagaaaacaaaatccaTACCAGGAGTAAAAGTTGAGAACCACAAGTTCTGTGCATCGGTGCACTTTCGCTGTGTTGACGAAAAG AGATGGAGTGCTCTTGCAGAACTGGTTGGGTCAGTTCTCAAGGACTACCCAAAGCTTCGACTTACTCAAGGAAGGAAG GTTCTAGAGATCCGTCCTACCATTAAGTGGGACAAGGGGAAGGCACTTGAATTTTTATTAGAGTCACTTG gTTTTGCCAATTGCAAAGATGTTTTGCCAGTTTATATTGGTGATGATAAAACAGATGAAGATGCATTCAAG GTTTTGAAGGACAGAGGACAAGGTTTTGGCATTCTTGTCTCTAAATTCCCAAAGGACACAAATGCCTCTTATTCTCTTCAGGAACCCTCAGAG gTTATGGACTTTTTGCAACGTTTGGTAGAGTGGAAGAGAGACTCCCTACCAGGAAGAAACTCAAAGGTGTAA
- the LOC122648633 gene encoding uncharacterized protein LOC122648633, whose amino-acid sequence MSLALIQGYSSAEEEEEPFQDLNSSDEEEDKVSRSRYSDDNGLFDLPKKSGDSLLPSAFEAFSEVAGPPEFLNNSVADYVSTEDINPRGKHGGRAAFGREKKDLPAGAVMESKAQLVGIRERVRSDVEGNLPPASSAQPHKGSVSTTLGEGKRVMTATNPDMKDASDLLRMCLQCGIPKTYSNTRGIVCPVCGDRPPVDPNQVPEKKKGSTVKDKEKSKRMKGQSTHSAWKSETEMQLRQQFD is encoded by the exons ATGAGCTTAGCCCTCATACAGGGCTACTCTTCtgcggaggaagaagaagagccgtTTCAAGACCTCAACTCctcagatgaagaagaagataaagtcaGCCGGAGTCGTTACAGCGACGATAATGGTTTGTTTGATCTTCCGAAAAAATCAGGCGACTCTTTGCTTCCATCAGCTTTCGAAGCATTCTCCGAA GTTGCAGGACCACCGGAGTTCCTCAACAATTCCGTTGCCGATTATGTTTCCACGGAGGACATCAACCCCAGAGGTAAACATGGTGGCCGTGCGGCATTTGGCAGAGAGAAGAAAGATCTGCCTGCTG GTGCTGTAATGGAGTCTAAAGCTCAGTTGGTAGGAATTCGTGAGCGAGTAAGAAGTGATGTTGAAGGAAACTTGCCTCCTGCATCATCAGCTCAGCCTCACAAAGGTTCTGTAAGCACAACCCTTGGGGAAGGCAAGCGTGTAATGACTGCAACCAATCCTGATATGAAGGATGCTTCAGATCTTCTTAG GATGTGCTTGCAATGTGGGATACCAAAGACCTACTCTAATACACGAGGAATAGTTTGCCCTGTATGTGGTGATCGCCCTCCTGTAGACCCGAATCAAGTgcctgaaaagaagaaagggtcCACCGTTAAAGACAAGGAGAAGAGCAAGAGAATGAAGGGTCAATCTACTCACTCAGCTTGGAAGAGTGAAACTGAGATGCAGCTTCGGCAGCAGTTCGATTAG